DNA sequence from the Thiobacillus sp. SCUT-2 genome:
TGCGAGCGCGTCGAGACGGCACGGCAGCTCGACGACGGCACCTTCTGGCCGGTGCCGATCACGCTCGGCAGCCGGCAGCAGGCGGCGGCAGGCCTCAAGCCGGGCGACCGGGTCGCCCTGCGCGATGGCGAAGGCTTCATGTTGGCGGTCCTGACGGTGAGCGATGCCTGGGAGGCGCACGACGAATGGCATCTGGGCGGGGCGATCGACGGCGTCGCGCTGCCGCCGCATCCGGATTTCGTGAGCCTGCGCGCCACGCCGGCCGAACTGCGTACGCTCTTTGCGCGCCGCGGCTGGCGCCGCGTCGTGGCTTGGCAGGCGCGCCAGCCGATGCATCGAGCCCAGTTCGAGTTCTGCCTGAAGTGCGGCATCGAGAACGAGGCCAATCTCCTCCTGCATCCGCAAGTGGGGGGCGACATCACGGAAGCGCCGGCCTATTTCGGCCTGGTGCGAAGCTTTCTCGCCATCCGCGAGCGCTTCCCCGCTGCCACCACCCAACTGTCGCTGCTGCCGGCCGCGCCGCGCGAAGGCAGCGCCCGCGCGCTGCTGCTGCGTGCGATCGTCGCACGCAATTACGGCTGCAGCCTGCTCATCGCGGGCGGCGAGCACCAGATCGACGGCGACTGCCGGCGCGGCGAGGACCTCACGCGGACGCATTCCGACCTGCCCGTGGCCGAACTGGCCGAGCGGGTGGGCGTGCGGCTCATCGCCTATCCGCGCATGGTGTACGTGGAGGACCGCGCGGAGTATCTGCCGGAATCCGAGGTGCCGTGCGGAGCGCGGCTGCTGACCCTGTCCGGCGACGAGTTCAGGCGCCGCATGCGGGCCGGCCTGAAAATTCCCGACTGGTATAGCTTCCCGGAGGTGATCGCGGAACTGCATCGGCAGAGCCCGCCGCGGGAGCGCCAGGGCTTCACCGTATTTTTCACCGGGCTGTCAGGCGCGGGAAAATCGACGCTCGCACGCGCGCTTGCCGCGCGCCTGATGGAAATGGGCGGCCGCTGCGTCACCCTGCTCGATGGCGACATCGTGCGCCGCCACCTGTCCTCCGAGCTCGGCTTCTCGCGCGCCCACCGCGACATCAACGTCCGCCGGATCGGCTTCGTGGCGAGCGAGATCACCAAGAACCGTGGCATCGCCATCTGTGCGCCGATCGCGCCGTATCGCCAGACGCGCCGTGACGTGCGCCACATGATCGAGGCGGTGGGCGGCTTCGTCGAGATCCATGTCTCCACTCCGATCGAGACCTGCGAAACGCGCGATCGCAAGGGCCTCTACGCCAAGGCACGCGCAGGCCTGATTCCGGAATTCACCGGCGTGTCCGATCCCTACGAAGTGCCCGAGCAGCCGGAGCTGGCGATCGACACCACCGGGCTGGGTATCGACGAGGCCGTGCAGCAGATCCTGCTGAAGCTCGAGCACGAGGGGTATCTGCGTTGAGACAGAGACACGCCGTGTGCCTCGCGACGT
Encoded proteins:
- the cysC gene encoding adenylyl-sulfate kinase — its product is MVDKLIAPYGGTLVNLIDPAKAAALRQEALSLPSLDLDWRQQCELEMLMTGAYSPLAGFMTRAQCERVETARQLDDGTFWPVPITLGSRQQAAAGLKPGDRVALRDGEGFMLAVLTVSDAWEAHDEWHLGGAIDGVALPPHPDFVSLRATPAELRTLFARRGWRRVVAWQARQPMHRAQFEFCLKCGIENEANLLLHPQVGGDITEAPAYFGLVRSFLAIRERFPAATTQLSLLPAAPREGSARALLLRAIVARNYGCSLLIAGGEHQIDGDCRRGEDLTRTHSDLPVAELAERVGVRLIAYPRMVYVEDRAEYLPESEVPCGARLLTLSGDEFRRRMRAGLKIPDWYSFPEVIAELHRQSPPRERQGFTVFFTGLSGAGKSTLARALAARLMEMGGRCVTLLDGDIVRRHLSSELGFSRAHRDINVRRIGFVASEITKNRGIAICAPIAPYRQTRRDVRHMIEAVGGFVEIHVSTPIETCETRDRKGLYAKARAGLIPEFTGVSDPYEVPEQPELAIDTTGLGIDEAVQQILLKLEHEGYLR